From a single Brassica rapa cultivar Chiifu-401-42 chromosome A01, CAAS_Brap_v3.01, whole genome shotgun sequence genomic region:
- the LOC103860936 gene encoding putative cysteine-rich receptor-like protein kinase 16 isoform X6 encodes MIFKMKLENLLLILWFFLVGFHVACAHKCSETGFFIPHGKFDTNRGLLLSSLASNVSGRGYNSSVGQGSDRVYAVGMCIPGTEPNVCSNCIHLASNELMETCPNQTEGLLWFEKETLCMIRYSNRLFFGTLEMEPSYKVYNTAAFQVNLTEFDNTWEALMLRVIAQATSSSNPMYYGAGIQKIGSSRNIYAFVLCSKDISPWNCAKCLRQNVDDYRSCCSGKQGGLTMRLSCFMEWDLYPFFGVFQNQTSPTTHKKDSKKISTGTIVGIIVLLTFMSSVLLALGLALCRRRKTYQEFATERRSMTTYGTEPQYDDADDITTSGSLQFDFKAIEAATCNFHESNKLGHGGFGEVYKGTFPNGTEVAVKRLSNSSGQGEQEFQNEVLLVAKLQHRNLVKLLGFSVEREEKILVYEFVPNKSLDYFLFDHRKRSQLDWRKRYNIIGGITRGILYLHQDSRLTIIHRDLKASNILLDADMNPKISDFGMARNFRVDQTEANTGRVVGTLLGGYGTTNHCWN; translated from the exons ATGATCTTCAAAATGAAACTGGAGAATCTATTACTAATCTTATGGTTCTTCCTTGTAGGCTTTCATGTAGCGTGTGCACACAAATGCAGTGAAACCGGTTTTTTCATACCCCATGGTAAGTTTGACACAAACCGTGGCCTCCTCCTCTCTTCTCTCGCTTCTAATGTCTCAGGTCGTGGCTACAATTCTTCCGTTGGACAAGGATCAGACCGCGTGTATGCTGTGGGGATGTGCATCCCAGGTACTGAACCAAATGTTTGCTCAAACTGTATCCACCTTGCTTCTAATGAGTTGATGGAGACATGTCCTAATCAGACGGAAGGTCTCCTCTGGTTCGAGAAGGAGACTCTTTGCATGATACGTTACTCCAACCGTTTGTTTTTTGGAACACTCGAGATGGAACCAAGTTATAAGGTGTACAATACAGCGGCTTTCCAAGTTAACTTGACTGAGTTTGATAATACGTGGGAGGCTTTGATGCTTCGTGTGATCGCTCAAGCTACCTCATCTTCTAACCCTATGTACTATGGTGCCGGCATACAAAAGATAGGGTCATCGCGGAACATCTACGCTTTTGTGCTATGTAGTAAAGATATATCTCCCTGGAACTGCGCCAAGTGTTTAAGACAAAACGTGGATGACTATAGGTCGTGCTGCAGTGGGAAACAAGGTGGCCTTACAATGAGGCTGAGTTGTTTCATGGAATGGGATCTCTATCCATTCTTTGGAGTTTTTCAGAATCAGACCTCGCCAACTACTCATAAAAAAG ATAGCAAAAAGATTTCTACAGGAACTATCGTTGGAATCATTGTTCTTCTCACCTTCATGAGTAGTGTGCTACTTGCACTAGGGCTTGCTCTATGTAGGAGGAGGAAAACGTACCAAGAATTTGCAACTGAAA GGAGATCAATGACAACTTATGGTACTGAACCACAATATGATG ATGCAGATGATATTACAACTTCAGGTTCACTTCAATTCGATTTTAAAGCAATTGAAGCGGCTACATGTAATTTTCATGAGAGTAACAAGCTAGGTCATGGTGGATTTGGTGAAGTTTACAAG GGAACGTTCCCGAATGGAACAGAAGTTGCTGTGAAGAGGCTGTCTAATTCTTCAGGTCAAGGGGAACAAGAGTTTCAGAACGAGGTTCTCCTTGTAGCAAAGCTCCAACATCGAAACCTGGTTAAGCTTCTCGGGTTCTCTGTcgaaagagaagaaaagataCTCGTCTATGAGTTTGTGCCCAACAAAAGTCTTGATTATTTCCTTTTTG ACCATAGAAAGAGGAGTCAGCTGGATTGGAGAAAAAGGTATAACATTATCGGTGGAATCACTCGTGGGATTCTATATCTTCATCAAGATTCACGGCTAACAATCATACACCGTGACCTTAAAGCTAGTAACATTCTCTTAGATGCTGACATGAACCCAAAAATCTCGGATTTTGGAATGGCAAGAAACTTCAGAGTTGACCAGACTGAAGCCAATACAGGAAGAGTAGTTGGAACatt